Genomic DNA from Nonomuraea rubra:
TCAACGAGGGGCCGACGGGGACGAAGCCGGTGGGCCGTACCCGGACCATGGACACGTTCTCCGACCTGCTGCCGCCGGTCGAGTACCGCAAGGCCGCGCCGCCGCCCGCGCCGACGCCGACGCGGCACGAGGAGCGGCCCAAGCGGCGCGAGGAGCGGCCGCCGCCGTACGTGCCCGCGCCGATGCCCGCCAGGCCCGCGCCCCATCCCGACCAGCGCGTGGCCGGCTACCCGCCGCCCGACCGGCGGCTGGTCCCCGCACCCACCTCGCCTTCGCAGGTGCGGCCCTACACCCCGCCGCCGCAGTACACGCCTCCGTCGGAGCGGAAGCGGTACCTGTTCGGCAGCCAGGTCGTCGGGCTGCTGCTGCTGGTCACGCTGGTGGCGCTGACCGTCATGATGCCGGTCATGGCCGGAGCGGTGGCGGTCGCGCTCGCGTTCGTGCTGCGGATCGGCGAGTACCTCTTCGGCGACCTGGTCAAGCGCCGCCAGGTGCGCGGCAGCAGCGCGGCGGACCCGCTGCTCGCCCTGGTCGGCACGCCCTGGGCGCTGGTCAAGTCCGCGCTCGTGACCGTGGTGCACGCACCGCTGGCGCTGCTGTTCGGCGTCTGCGTCTGGGGCGTTCTGTACTGGGCCGGGCAGTTGAGCGTGAACGAGGCCGCGGCGTACGCGGCGGGCGCCTTCGCCGCCGGCCTGTTCGTGCTGCCCGGCGGCGGCGCGCCGCGCAAGGCCGTCACGCGCACGCTCACCGGCGTGCTGCGCAGCCCCGGCGCCGCCCTGGTGGCGGTCGTGCTGGTGGGCACGGCGGCACTGTTCGCGGTGATGTTCGCGCTGGGACAGGACACCTCGTGGGCGCCGTGGCGGGCACCGGAGTCGGTGATCAACGATCTGGCGAGCGACGCGAAGCAGAGCACGATCGGCCTGATCACGGGCCTGATCGGCGATCTGCTCAAGGGGCTGGGGCTGGGGTGGCTGAATCCCTGGTCCTGAGTGTCCCCGCCGCCGCCGCGGGGGAGAGATGAGGTATGAGCGAGCGCCTCGGCCCGTACGAGCTTCTCTCCCGTCTGGGGGCCGGCGGGTTCGGCGAGGTGCACCTGGCGCTCGACCCTGAGGGCCGTACGGTCGCGGTCAAGGTGCTGCATCCGCACGTCGCGGCCGACGGGGCGGCGCTGGCGCGGCTGGCGCGCGAGGTGGAGACCATGCGCATGGTCGGCGGGCCGCACGTCGCGGAGGTGCTCGACGCCTCCCTGGAGGGCCCGAGGCCCTACCTCGTCACCCGGTACGTGCAGGGCCGCCCGCTCAGCTCGGTCCCCCTGCCCGTGGACGACCTGCGGCGGCTGGCCTCGGGGCTGGCCGACGCGCTGCTCGCGATGCACCGGGCCGGGGTCGTGCACCGGGATCTCAAGCCCGCCAACGTGATGATGACCGAGGGCGAGCCGGTCGTAATCGACTTCGGCATCGCCAGCGCGCTCGACTCGCTGTCCGTCACCGCCTCCGGCGCCGTGGTGGGCACGCCCGGCTACCTGGCCCCCGAGGTGCTCGAAGGGCGGGCCGTGGGCGTGGAGGCCGACGTGTTCGCCTTCGGGGCGACGCTGGCGTACGCGGCCACCGGGCGGCAGCCGTACGGGCAGGGGCCCGCCTCCGCGGTCGCCTACCGGGTCGTGCACCATCCGCCCGACCTGGAGGGCGCGCCGGAGTGGCTGGAGCCGTTGTTACGGGAGTGCCTGTCCACGGATCCGGCCGCGCGGCCCACGGCCGAGCAGATCTGCGCCAGGCTGGACGTCGTGCCGGTCCCGCACGTGCCGCCCGTCCGTGCCCGGCCGGCCATGGACGACATGAACACCAGGGAGTGGCGGCCCGGCAAGGAGCGTTACCGCCGCTCGGTGGAGGAGTCGCGCGCCAGGCACCGGGAGAAGGTGCGCAGGCGCTGGCTGATCGGCTCAGGGCTGTTCGTGTCGCTGCTGGCGGCCGCCGCCCGCGAGCCGCTGCCGGAGGTGTCCCTCTTCCTGCTGGCGGCGTACGCGCTGGGGGTGGTGTCCGACGCCGGGGTGGCGCTGTTCTCCCGGAGCCCGTTCAGGCGGGGCCGCATGATCGCGGATCTGGTCAGCGTGGCCGGGGCGGTGGGGCTCTGCTTCGGGCTGGCGGCGATGTTCACCACGTTCACCCTGGCACTGTTCGCGGGCACCGCTCTGGTGGTGGGCGTCGTGTTCCTGCTGTCCGCGTGAGCAGCAACCGAATAAAGTTCGGTATGGTGGGGATGGTTGCGTACGCGCCGCTGGTTTGCGCGTAAGCTACCCATGGGTAACATAACGGCGAAACCACGGCAGACCCTCTGTCGGATGCCCGGCGGGCACCTGGCAGTCTGGACAGATGCATTTCGGCGCCCACCGCAGCGAGGCGGGGGCGCACGCGAACTACGGGAGGTCGGCCACCGGCCATGAACATCGTCGTCTGCGTGAAGCAGGTCCCCGACACGGCGACCGAGCGCAAGCTGCGGTCCGATGACAACACGCTCGACCGCGACGCCGCCGACGGCGTGGTCAACGAGCTTGACGAGTACGCGGTCGAAGAGGCGCTGAAGATCAAGGAGGCCCAGGGCGGAGAGGTGACCGTCCTGACCATGGGCCCCGGCAAGGCGACCGACACCATCCGCAAGGCACTGGCCATGGGCGCCGACAAGGCCGTCCACCTCAGCGACGACGCGCTGCACGGCTCCGACGCGCTGTCCACCTCGTACGCGATGGCCCAGGTGCTCAAGAAGATCGGGTTCGACCTGGTCATCCTGGGCTCCGAGTCGACCGACGCGCGCACCGGTGTGCTGGCCGCGATGCTGGCCGAGCGGCTCGGCGCGTCCCAGCTCACGCTGGCCAACAAGGTCGAGGT
This window encodes:
- a CDS encoding serine/threonine-protein kinase, with the protein product MSTQAPERLGPYRLVRKIGEGGMGVVHLGLDGEGREVAIKVLHPHVAADLKARDRLTREVETMRRVRSPFVAEVIDAELVGSQPYVVTRFAPGRTLEDTVLAEGPLEARQVIQLAQGLCQALVAIHAADVIHRDFKPSNVMLVDERPLVIDFGIAHLVNATRLTQTGMFVGTPGYLAPEIIRDSDITQAADVHALASTVFFAATGAPPFGTGTFESVCFNIMEGRAQIDKAPAWLRGWLSRALQVEPSARPGAHELLRMAKALDPAVTTFNEGPTGTKPVGRTRTMDTFSDLLPPVEYRKAAPPPAPTPTRHEERPKRREERPPPYVPAPMPARPAPHPDQRVAGYPPPDRRLVPAPTSPSQVRPYTPPPQYTPPSERKRYLFGSQVVGLLLLVTLVALTVMMPVMAGAVAVALAFVLRIGEYLFGDLVKRRQVRGSSAADPLLALVGTPWALVKSALVTVVHAPLALLFGVCVWGVLYWAGQLSVNEAAAYAAGAFAAGLFVLPGGGAPRKAVTRTLTGVLRSPGAALVAVVLVGTAALFAVMFALGQDTSWAPWRAPESVINDLASDAKQSTIGLITGLIGDLLKGLGLGWLNPWS
- a CDS encoding serine/threonine-protein kinase, whose amino-acid sequence is MSERLGPYELLSRLGAGGFGEVHLALDPEGRTVAVKVLHPHVAADGAALARLAREVETMRMVGGPHVAEVLDASLEGPRPYLVTRYVQGRPLSSVPLPVDDLRRLASGLADALLAMHRAGVVHRDLKPANVMMTEGEPVVIDFGIASALDSLSVTASGAVVGTPGYLAPEVLEGRAVGVEADVFAFGATLAYAATGRQPYGQGPASAVAYRVVHHPPDLEGAPEWLEPLLRECLSTDPAARPTAEQICARLDVVPVPHVPPVRARPAMDDMNTREWRPGKERYRRSVEESRARHREKVRRRWLIGSGLFVSLLAAAAREPLPEVSLFLLAAYALGVVSDAGVALFSRSPFRRGRMIADLVSVAGAVGLCFGLAAMFTTFTLALFAGTALVVGVVFLLSA
- a CDS encoding electron transfer flavoprotein subunit beta/FixA family protein, yielding MNIVVCVKQVPDTATERKLRSDDNTLDRDAADGVVNELDEYAVEEALKIKEAQGGEVTVLTMGPGKATDTIRKALAMGADKAVHLSDDALHGSDALSTSYAMAQVLKKIGFDLVILGSESTDARTGVLAAMLAERLGASQLTLANKVEVGQGAITIQRLTDYGYDLVEAPLPAVVSVVEKINEPRYPSFKGIMAAKKKPVETLAIGDASIDAAQVGLAAAWSEVVDFAAAPPRAAGTIVKDEGDGGEKAADFLASKKFI